The following is a genomic window from Fluviispira vulneris.
CAAATACATTGGATCTTTTTTATATCTTTGTTTCTCGCTTATCGCCAAAAAATTGAGGAATAAAAAATGAGCGCAGTTCCCCACAACAATAAGCTACTAAAAAAACAAGAATTCTGTTGGATACACATAACTGACCTAAGAGTTTTTCTTTACTTAGGAGCCAACCAATATGAAGAGAAAATTGGGCAAAATTTGCGACTTGATCTCTCTCTCAAAATTCAAATCAATGATACCAATGATAAGCTTGAAAATACGGTTGATTATAGTTATGTGTGTGAATATATCACAGAAAAAATAAAAGAACTGAATAAAATTAAACTACTTGAGTTTCTTGCTGAACAGCTGCTCAATTCTATTGGAAGTAAATTCCCGAAAATCGCCGCAGCGCGTATTGCTATTGAAAAGGGCTATGTCCCTCTCCACAACTTTACAGGCAAAATAAAAATAGAAGCTGAAAAAGAATTTTATTAAAAAAAGGTGTTTCGCTGTTTAAACGAAACACCTTTTCTCTTAACTTTCTATAAAAGCTTTTAACTTTTTAGAACGGCTTGGATGACGCAGCTTTCTCAATGCCTTGGCCTCTATCTGACGAATACGCTCACGCGTTACATCAAAACTTTGCCCCACTTCTTCGAGTGTGTGGTCTGTCTTTTCACCAATACCAAAACGCATACGCAAAACTTTTTCTTCACGCGAAGTTAAAGTTGCCAAGACCTTTTTGGTTTGGTCGGAAAGACTTTGGTTCGCCACGATGTCAATAGGCGCACCATGGGTTTTGTCTTCCAAAAAGTCTCCATAGTGATTGTCTTCTTCTTCGCCAATAGGAGCTTCGAGAGAAATCGGTTCGCGGGCAATCTTCATCACCTTACGTACTTTTTCAATACTCATGTCCATGCGTTGAGCAATTTCTTCGGGAGTGGGTTCACGCCCCATTTCCTGCACAAGCTGACGGCTAGTTCGTACCATTTTATTAATAGTTTCAATCATATGCACAGGAATACGGATCGTGCGCGCTTGGTCTGCAATCGCACGTGTGATAGCTTGGCGAATCCACCAAGTCGCATACGTACTGAATTTGTAACCACGGCGGTATTCAAACTTTTCGACGGCTTTCATCAGGCCGATATTACCTTCCTGAATAAGGTCGAGAAATTGAAGTCCACGGTTCATGTATTTTTTAGCAATCGAAACAACGAGGCGCAAGTTTGCTTCAATCAGCTCACGCTTAGCTTCTTCAGCAAAGCGATTTGCATTGCTTATCACTTGGTACTTTATCGCAATTTCACTTCTGCTTAAGAAACAAGCTTGTTCACTTGATAGGATTGCGTTTTGCGCAGAGATATAAGTGTTTTTAAAGTTTTCCCAGTCTCTTTCGGTTAAGAAATTCACTTCGATGGGACGAGAAGCATTGTTATTGCAA
Proteins encoded in this region:
- a CDS encoding dihydroneopterin aldolase; this encodes MSAVPHNNKLLKKQEFCWIHITDLRVFLYLGANQYEEKIGQNLRLDLSLKIQINDTNDKLENTVDYSYVCEYITEKIKELNKIKLLEFLAEQLLNSIGSKFPKIAAARIAIEKGYVPLHNFTGKIKIEAEKEFY